One window of the Granulicella arctica genome contains the following:
- the add gene encoding adenosine deaminase encodes MAKKAAQRSEIDPKVWLHGLPKAELHLHLEGTITPETLVALSQRNDPQPLSFSDAEQLYQYTDFPSFLMSFKAVTERLHTADDYELITYDMIRALAYQGVVHAEVYISFGILYHFARLDVDEVTAAIERGRLRAEHEFGTSVLWIIDAVRHFGVEEAERVFRKAASMRQQYPSIVGIGIGGDEVRGPADQFRELYAEAKAAGLHLLAHAGESTGPVAGPASIWAALNIGAERIGHALAAQHDAELLEVLAERQIPLEINVTSNLRTGSCSALEDHPLKSYFDSGLMVTLNSDDPPMFGSNLLEEYILAYENYGFTLEQMRELAANSIEASFLQPDRKLKLLRQVELYGW; translated from the coding sequence ATGGCAAAGAAGGCTGCACAGCGCTCCGAGATTGACCCCAAAGTCTGGTTGCATGGTCTTCCCAAGGCCGAACTTCACCTTCACCTTGAAGGCACGATTACGCCTGAGACGCTGGTTGCTCTCTCGCAGCGTAATGATCCGCAGCCTCTGTCGTTTAGCGATGCAGAGCAGCTCTACCAATACACTGACTTTCCCAGCTTCCTAATGTCCTTCAAGGCAGTGACGGAGCGTCTGCATACTGCGGATGACTACGAGTTGATTACCTACGACATGATTCGTGCGCTTGCGTATCAGGGCGTCGTTCATGCGGAGGTCTACATCTCGTTTGGGATTCTCTACCATTTCGCTCGGCTGGATGTAGATGAGGTTACCGCGGCGATTGAGCGTGGGCGACTTCGCGCCGAGCATGAGTTTGGGACTTCGGTGCTATGGATTATCGACGCTGTTCGCCACTTTGGCGTCGAGGAAGCGGAGCGCGTGTTTCGCAAGGCTGCGTCGATGCGGCAGCAGTATCCAAGCATTGTCGGGATTGGAATTGGCGGCGACGAAGTGCGCGGACCTGCGGATCAGTTTCGGGAGCTTTATGCAGAGGCCAAAGCTGCTGGTCTGCATTTGCTGGCTCATGCGGGCGAATCGACTGGACCTGTTGCTGGACCGGCGAGTATTTGGGCTGCGCTCAATATTGGGGCGGAACGAATCGGCCATGCGCTTGCGGCGCAACATGACGCCGAGTTGCTGGAGGTTCTGGCAGAGCGCCAGATTCCGCTGGAGATCAACGTGACGAGCAATCTGCGAACTGGATCATGTTCTGCGCTCGAAGATCATCCGTTGAAGAGCTACTTCGACTCTGGATTGATGGTGACGCTCAACTCCGACGATCCACCGATGTTCGGGTCGAACCTGCTTGAGGAGTACATTCTGGCATACGAAAATTATGGTTTTACGCTTGAGCAGATGCGAGAGCTTGCTGCCAATTCGATTGAGGCCAGCTTTCTTCAGCCTGATCGAAAGCTGAAGTTGCTTCGCCAGGTCGAGCTTTATGGCTGGTAG